The following are encoded in a window of Spodoptera frugiperda isolate SF20-4 chromosome 3, AGI-APGP_CSIRO_Sfru_2.0, whole genome shotgun sequence genomic DNA:
- the LOC118274141 gene encoding zinc finger protein basonuclin-2 yields MIQESQSGSAERWGGRGPEHNMALQQILKLQEARALHKTSLLPLYKKNGLPSPPGAGYDKPDKRPEYPDPRAFEQSKLEAEFRRLMEHSGRDVRHDESLKYFQHMMEAKQHYDYLKSLQERDTRSSPRENHTEVKKEAMSPNNRSTPVQQSPPHRVSSAEASPNQSIRLSTSSSPLSTTSPINSSPLSHLQSMQPFDFRKNKSNENNDKEESRKPYDLGSAEKATMDLMRSQFFNFPLPSNLPIPPMTMPSAFNHQAAMVAALSQNPMGLASLQALLPQMSAKPTEPSENKIHSNGKARSEDPKSEDDNVLNLSKDSYAEAAQNSRNMMLGKCISPPKRQWGASQMPLNLGTHFINPATGKKRVQCNVCLKTFCDKGALKIHFSAVHLREMHKCTVEGCSMMFSSRRSRNRHSANPNPKLHSPHLRRKISPHDGRTAQVHPVLISPHRAGLNIPPVINPMHPFGSYPLLNPPHNIGQFPTNLPLDYKNNMNMNFSPSFDHSQPMRRESDSVENKDHDGQGDSDEDDGIVVVAGDDDDEDGEHIDTSDYYLNLNKSTGSMDDSETDFDQRSVSDNNEVTDNRKDEAASPEVMKRKRKNLNPTRLQNHYISENGTNDQKSTADCPDKEETECALDLKRVKTENDEETPVNKMPINNDDTPQEKSENSETESHQETLPTPVIKDEPTDMSYNIQDLRVKDEPIDKQDVYKPNNDRTNEEHYSSENALKRLESLSKGDFPSVNKKHESSLGPYNLTMNDSIDYSDRSRSSSVSSFDYNAEDTHGQIFGHFDNGFFVSTSDVPMDHENPRKCTVCGKIFQNIYVLKTHYQNAHLKLMYKCNVDGCRAAFSSKRSKDRHSANMSLHRKIEEYRISEESSRFLDKIREQMELISRYNEEERAVPYVESHLYYRAKESDKLKNHLSQQLPFPSPYPHLQLPDTYLSNRDMFAQHSFLFTPFGMLPNFPPIPLGFLPPSLNAFGCQPNYSPPHSRKLNYCVEDEAPRPNKDGSYPCRGCKDCFKDLSSLKHHCESVHVQSLHRCTVSGCNAAFFSRTKRNIHYEAHMARRQNGRIHVNPS; encoded by the coding sequence GAATCACAATCGGGCAGCGCTGAAAGATGGGGTGGTCGTGGGCCAGAACACAACATGGCTCTCCAGCAAATTCTCAAGCTCCAAGAAGCGAGAGCCCTTCACAAGACCTCCCTTCTTCCCCTTTACAAGAAAAATGGTCTTCCGTCGCCACCGGGAGCCGGTTACGACAAGCCTGACAAGAGACCAGAATATCCTGACCCTCGAGCCTTCGAGCAATCGAAGCTTGAGGCAGAGTTCAGAAGACTAATGGAACACTCAGGTAGAGATGTTCGCCACGACGAATCCTTGAAATACTTCCAACATATGATGGAAGCTAAACAACACTACGATTATTTGAAAAGTCTACAAGAAAGAGATACAAGAAGCAGTCCCAGAGAAAATCACACAGAAGTAAAGAAAGAAGCAATGTCACCGAATAACAGGTCGACACCCGTACAACAATCGCCTCCTCACAGAGTGTCGTCAGCCGAAGCATCCCCTAATCAAAGTATCCGCCTATCTACCTCATCCAGTCCCCTCTCAACCACTAGTCCAATAAACTCATCGCCTTTAAGTCACTTGCAAAGTATGCAGCCTTTTGATTTCcgaaaaaacaaatcaaatgaGAACAATGACAAGGAAGAAAGCAGAAAACCCTATGATTTAGGCTCAGCTGAAAAAGCCACCATGGATTTAATGAGAAGTCAGTTCTTCAACTTTCCGTTGCCGTCAAATCTACCTATTCCGCCCATGACGATGCCTTCAGCGTTCAACCACCAGGCAGCAATGGTAGCCGCATTAAGTCAAAACCCAATGGGCTTAGCCTCTCTTCAAGCTCTTTTACCTCAAATGTCAGCAAAACCCACAGAACCATCAGAAAACAAAATTCACAGCAATGGCAAAGCCAGAAGCGAAGACCCAAAATCTGAAGATGATAATGTTTTGAACTTAAGCAAAGATTCTTATGCTGAAGCAGCGCAAAATTCCAGGAATATGATGTTAGGTAAATGCATCAGCCCACCAAAACGACAGTGGGGCGCATCACAGATGCCACTGAATTTGGGCACGCACTTCATTAACCCAGCTACTGGTAAAAAGAGAGTGCAATGCAATGTATGCCTAAAAACTTTTTGTGATAAAGGAGCTTTGAAAATTCATTTCTCTGCTGTTCATCTACGTGAAATGCACAAATGTACTGTTGAAGGATGTAGCATGATGTTCAGTTCGAGAAGATCAAGAAACCGTCACAGTGCAAATCCTAATCCAAAATTACATTCACCCCATTTACGAAGAAAAATCTCACCACATGACGGCAGAACGGCTCAAGTTCACCCAGTTCTTATTTCACCTCATAGAGCTGGTTTGAACATACCTCCTGTGATCAATCCGATGCATCCATTCGGATCTTACCCTCTATTAAACCCACCTCACAATATAGGACAGTTCCCTACTAATTTGCCACTAGACTACAAGAACAATATGAACATGAATTTCTCACCATCTTTCGATCACAGTCAACCAATGAGGCGCGAATCTGATTCTGTAGAAAATAAAGACCACGATGGCCAAGGAGATTCTGATGAGGATGATGGTATTGTGGTAGTAGCTGGTGACGACGACGATGAAGATGGTGAACATATTGACACTAGtgattattatttgaatttgaataaatcTACAGGGTCTATGGATGATTCTGAAACTGACTTTGATCAACGAAGTGTAAGTGATAATAATGAAGTAACTGACAATAGAAAAGATGAAGCTGCTAGTCCCGAAGTAATGAAAAGAAAACGCAAAAATCTTAATCCAACGCGTTTACAGAATCACTACATCTCTGAAAATGGTACAAATGATCAAAAATCGACTGCTGATTGTCCAGATAAAGAGGAAACTGAATGCGCTTTAGATTTAAAAAGAGTTAAAACTGAAAATGATGAAGAAACCCCTGTAAACAAAATGCCAATAAACAATGATGATACTCCTCAAGAGAAATCTGAAAACAGTGAAACTGAGTCGCACCAAGAAACATTACCTACACCAGTCATCAAAGACGAACCTACAGACATGAGTTATAACATTCAAGATCTGAGAGTAAAAGATGAACCAATTGATAAACAAGACGTTTATAAACCCAATAATGATCGTACTAATGAGGAACACTATTCATCAGAAAATGCTCTCAAAAGACTTGAAAGTTTGTCAAAAGGCGACTTTCCTAGTGTTAATAAGAAACACGAGTCTTCTTTGGGCCCTTATAATCTAACAATGAACGATTCAATAGATTACTCTGATAGATCTCGGTCTTCATCTGTATCAAGTTTTGACTACAACGCAGAAGACACACATGGCCAAATATTTGGGCACTTTGACAACGGTTTCTTTGTCAGCACCTCTGACGTTCCCATGGATCATGAAAACCCTCGTAAATGCACTGTATGTGGAAAGATTTTCCAGAACATCTACGTCCTCAAAACTCACTACCAAAATGCACATCTCAAGCTTATGTACAAATGCAACGTTGATGGATGTAGAGCGGCGTTTTCATCAAAACGAAGTAAAGACCGCCACAGTGCAAACATGAGCTTACACAGGAAAATAGAAGAATACAGAATATCAGAGGAATCTTCACGTTTTCTGGATAAGATACGAGAACAAATGGAATTGATCTCACGATACAACGAAGAAGAACGGGCTGTTCCTTACGTAGAATCTCATTTATACTACCGAGCGAAAGAATCTGACAAACTCAAGAACCATTTAAGTCAACAGCTGCCTTTCCCATCTCCTTATCCCCACTTACAGTTGCCAGACACATATCTGAGCAACAGAGATATGTTTGCACAGCATTCCTTCCTATTCACTCCATTTGGAATGCTTCCTAACTTCCCTCCGATCCCATTAGGGTTCCTGCCTCCAAGTTTGAATGCTTTCGGATGCCAACCAAATTACTCCCCACCGCACTCGAGGAAGTTAAACTACTGTGTGGAGGACGAGGCGCCACGACCAAATAAGGATGGAAGCTATCCTTGTCGAGGTTGTAAAGACTGCTTCAAGGACCTGTCCAGCTTGAAGCACCACTGTGAAAGTGTACACGTGCAGTCCTTACATCGGTGTACAGTCAGCGGCTGCAACGCTGCTTTCTTTTCGAGAACCAAGAGAAACATTCATTACGAAGCCCACATGGCGCGCAGACAGAATGGTCGAATCCACGTGAACCCATCGTGA